One Lycium barbarum isolate Lr01 chromosome 5, ASM1917538v2, whole genome shotgun sequence genomic window carries:
- the LOC132640027 gene encoding chlorophyll a-b binding protein 6A, chloroplastic produces MASNTLMSCGIAAVCPSVLSSSKSKFAVAVPVSTGATNAMSRFTMSAEWMPGQPRPSYLDGSAPGDFGFDPLGLGEVPSNLERYKESELIHCRWAMLAVPGILVPEALGLGNWVKAQEWAAVPGGQATYLGQPVPWGTLPTILVIEFLAIAFVEHQRSMEKDPEKKKYPGGAFDPLGYSKDPKKFEELKVKEIKNGRLALLAFVGFCVQQSAYPGTGPLENLATHLADPWHNNIGDIVIPRGILPN; encoded by the exons ATGGCTTCTAATACATTGATGAGCTGTGGAATAGCAGCTGTTTGCCCCTCTGTCCTCTCTTCTTCCAAGTCTAAATTCGCCGTGGCGGTGCCCGTGTCCACCGGAGCTACCAATGCCATGTCACGGTTCACCATGTCGGCCGAGTGGATGCCCGGCCAACCCCGCCCTTCCTACCTTGATGGCTCCGCCCCCGG AGACTTTGGATTTGATCCACTTGGTTTAGGAGAAGTACCTTCAAATTTGGAGAGATACAAAGAATCTGAACTTATTCATTGCAGATGGGCTATGCTTGCTGTT CCAGGAATCCTAGTTCCAGAGGCATTGGGCTTGGGCAATTGGGTCAAGGCCCAAGAATGGGCCGCAGTTCCTGGTGGACAAGCTACATATTTGGGCCAGCCTGTTCCATGGGGCACACTTCCTACTATTTTGGTTATTGAATTTTTAGCCATAGCCTTTGTAGAACACCAAAGGAGTATGGAAAAGGACCCAGAGAAGAAGAAGTACCCTGGTGGAGCTTTTGACCCATTGGGCTACTCTAAGGACCCTAAGAAATTTGAAGAACTCAAAGTCAAGGAAATCAAAAATG GTCGCCTTGCATTGTTGGCATTTGTTGGATTTTGTGTTCAACAATCAGCATACCCAGGAACAGGACCATTGGAGAACTTGGCAACTCACTTGGCTGATCCATGGCACAACAACATTGGGGATATTGTTATCCCTAGAGGCATTTTACCCAATTGA